The following are encoded together in the Humulus lupulus chromosome 5, drHumLupu1.1, whole genome shotgun sequence genome:
- the LOC133778838 gene encoding uncharacterized protein LOC133778838, whose protein sequence is MVVTRAGSASPARSGAAFSGPASSKHSDDQESSETKGKLLKSNLSPLCKGKAVLKYSLDSPLPNVIEDDVGGSNELKEGDMHASVDLIGKKLKRKHVALSKSKVSAKKSKKLSIEGSSRVKCKANRKIAKKNVGLLDKPKHMECFIKHEDHYRARVNFHCGFEKINVISEKLTDSQKVLFSKTCFGHFLNLKSYANQAKLVHHVLLREVNQPNLNEMWFKVCGKLIRFSLGEFGLLSGLNVFGDIDRGGIKNSNPIGLYSKFFGDHTRGISRIIVEERFKAANFDNDDEAVRMAVLYLITNFLYAWQKEKNIEKTDLYLCDSGGFNHFPWGKDIFNVTLSSLRDALRENEVVITRQGSYPTYKLNGLPFVFQVFIYESIPSLEGTYCEKVSCGLPRIINWSSVAIPSHKELERNVFSLHKTKIVKVLPTDEENNAFKLEGFFQCNKDMNVADFEDDDFVAPPKKPTSEAPSSSYVPCVTFGFSDMKIIVDECQKKCNIMSKEIAFLKSASESRHRALMEMLVNLKNDQDLKHKAVMEMLGELRPKSCGINDDIDHVDVGFVGADVGDTSGGGGVSKEKDKFFENESFTQVFDECIQAMQEDAAGDMVIADDKNDTVNENEKTTGNDVEETMNIVKPHDDVADVVKDLEEEAHIFNNMNVEIFDKVVHAAVGDLAKKKEVIMATPIAGSLMNPVVVSTPVVGKRNPKPATVLQSPFVNQFGSSSSKDMKHLEVVKSKRKVVGRYAFGDNLFDLPNQIDQDSFNKWFSLGLRKNNKYKKFDDNNSIIKEPFQFCVTEIERKIWFYDLVKDGRDLDNEHINVAFYYLRKKAKYCELINVRVTTTDNSFDQVITSLYDVYLSSDCDRSVISHNSVIFEYICGYKMLCNTPWSLVDFILFPINMTVVGCNHWILGEFNVKQRFFKVYNSMRNRVMDKKVLKVVEAYSTLLPLFLSLNNFYESREDIDLNAQAFKGIDMCHPLDIVFDDEVPQQSNNDCGIFIIKFAEFLMHGLIENIPNPLNVSFQRNKIAVELYVHAKRKKDEGYLSDGEFRGRMSKKMLNVNAMEV, encoded by the exons ATGGTTGTCACTCGTGCGGGGTCTGCATCTCCTGCTCGGTCGGGTGCTGCGTTCTCTGGCCCAGCATCCTCGAAGCATTCCGACGATCAAGAGTCTTCCGAAACGAAGGGGAAACTTCTGAAGAGTAATCTTTCTCCTTTGTGTAAAGGGAAAGCTGTTTTGAAGTATTCATTGGATTCTCCCCTTCCTAATgtgatcgaggatgatgttggtGGTTCAAATGAGTTGAAGGAGGGCGACATGCATGCGAGTGTTGACTTAATTGGGAAAAAGTTGAAGCGAAAACATGTTGCATTGTCAAAGAGCAAAGTCAGTGCGAAGAAATCTAAGAAACTATCTATTGAAGGTTCTAGTCGAGTAAAGTGCAAGGCTAACAGAAAAATTGCGAAGAAGAATGTTGGTTTACTGGATAAACCGAAG CATATGGAATGTTTTATCAAACATGAGGATCATTATAGAGCAAGAGTCAATTTTCACTGTGGTTTTGAGAAGATCAATGTGATCTCAGAAAAATTGACTGACTCTCAAAAGGTTTTGTTTAGTAAGACTTGCTTTGGTCATTTTCTAAACCTTAAATCTTATGCTAATCAAGCTAAATTGGTTCACCATGTTTTGTTGAGAGAAGTTAACcaaccaaacttaaatgaaatgtGGTTTAAAGTTTGTGGAAAGCTGATTAGGTTTTCTTTGGGTGAATTTGGGTTATTGTCTGGGTTAAATGTGTTTGGTGATATTGATAGAGGTGGAATTAAGAATAGTAATCCTATTGGATTGTATTCGAAATTTTTTGGTGACCATACAAGGGGCATTTCAAGAATTATTGTTGAAGAAAGGTTTAAGGCTGCCAATTTTGATAATGATGATGAGGCTGTTAGGATGGCTGTACTTTACCTGATCACTAACTTTTTGTATGCTTGGCAAAAAGAGAAGAACATTGAAAAAACTGACTTGTATCTTTGTGATAGTGGTGGTTTTAATCATTTTCCATGGGGAAAGGATATTTTTAATGTGACTCTCTCATCTTTGAGAGATGCTTTAAGGGAAAATGAAGTTGTTATTACTCGGCAAGGTTCTTACCCAACCTATAAGTTGAATGGTTTGCCATTTGTTTTCCAAGTTTTCATTTACGAATCAATTCCTAGTTTAGAGGGAACttattgtgagaaggttagttGTGGTCTGCCTAGGATTATAAATTGGTCATCTGTTGCAATCCCATCTCATAAGGAGCTTGAGAGGAATGTGTTTTCATTACATAAg ACCAAAATTGTTAAAGTTTTGCCCACTGATGAAGAGAACAATGCCTTCAAGCTTGAAGGTTTTTTCCAGTGCAACAAGGATATGAATGTTGCTGATTTTGAGGATGATGATTTTGTTGCTCCTCCAAAGAAACCAACCAGTGAGGCTCCTTCCTCATCATATGTTCCTTGTGTGACATTTGGTTTTTCTGATATGAAAATTATTGTGGATGAATGTCAGAAGAAGTGTAACATTATGTCTAAGGAAATTGCATTTTTAAAGTCTGCTAGTGAATCTAGACATAGGGCATTGATGGAGATGTTGGTTAATCTGAAAAACGATCAAGATTTAAAACACAAGGCAGTTATGGAAATGTTAGGTGAGTTGAGGCCAAAATCATGTGGTATTAATGATGATATTGATCATGTTGATGTTGGTTTTGTGGGAGCTGATGTTGGTGATACTTCTGGTGGTGGTggtgtttcaaaggaaaaggatAAGTTTTTTGAGAATGAAAGTTTTACCCAAGTTTTTGATGAATGCATTCAAGCAATGCAAGAAGATGCTGCTGGAGATATGGTAATTGCAGATGATAAGAATGATACAGTAAATGAGAATGAGAAGACTACTGGGAATGATGTTGAAGAAACAATG AATATTGTCAAACCTCATGATGATGTAGCTGATGTTGTTAAAGATCTAGAAGAAGAGGCTCATATTTTTAACAACATGAATGTGGAGATTTTTGATAAAGTTGTTCATGCAGCTGTTGGTGATTTGGCAAAGAAAAAG GAAGTTATTATGGCAACACCCATTGCTGGTTCTTTGATGAATCCAGTAGTTGTGTCTACTCCTGTTGTTGGCAAAAGGAATCCAAAGCCTGCTACAGTTTTGCAATCTCCTTTTGTTAACCAATTTGGATCATCTTCTTCTAAGGATATGAAACATTTGGAGGTTGTGAAGTCTAAAAGGAAGGTTGTGGGACGATATGCTTTTGGAGACAATCTTTTTGATCTGCCTAATCAAATTGACCAAGACTCTTTTAACAAGTGGTTTTCTCTGGGGCTGAGAAAAAATAATAA GTATAAGAAATTTGATGATAATAATAGTATCATTAAGGAGCCATTTCAGTTTTGTGTAACTGAGATTGAGAGAAAAATTTGGTTTTATGATTTAGTTAAAGATGGGAGGGATTTGGACAATGAG CATATTAATGTGGCATTTTATTACCTTAGAAAAAAAGCCAAGTATTGTGAGTTGATAAATGTTAGAGTTACTACTACAGATAACTCTTTTGATCAAGTTATCACTTCTCTGTATGATGTGTATCTGTCAAGTGACTGTGATCGATCTGTTATATCGCATAACAGTGTTATTTTTGAGTATATTTGTGGTTATAAAATGCTTTGTAACACCCCTTGGTCGCTAGTAGATTTCATTTTATTCCCTATTAATATGACTGTTGTTGGCTGTAATCATTGGATTCTTGGGGAGTTCAACGTGAAGCAGAGATTTTTTAAAGTCTACAACTCAATGAGAAATAGAGTTATGGATAAGAAAGTATTGAAAGTTGTTGAAGCATATTCTACTTTGTTGCCCTTGTTTCtttctttaaataatttttatgagtCAAGGGAAGATATTGATCTAAATGCACAAGCATTCAAGGGCATTGATATGTGTCACCCGTTGGACATTGTGTTTGATGATGAGGTTCCACAACAGAGTAACAA cgATTGTGGGATTTTTATCATAAAGTTTGCTGAATTTCTTATGCATGGACTTATTGAAAATATCCCCAATCCTCTGAATGTTAGTTTCCAGAGAAACAAAATTGCAGTCGAGCTATATGTCCATGCTAAAAGAAAGAAAGATGAAGGCTATCTATCTGATGGGGAGTTCAGAGGAAGAATGAGCAAGAAGATGTTGAATGTTAATGCAATGGAAGTATGA